Proteins encoded in a region of the Solanum dulcamara chromosome 9, daSolDulc1.2, whole genome shotgun sequence genome:
- the LOC129903302 gene encoding F-box protein At1g47056-like, with protein MGQSASTVAGAQNRIKFRSSPVILSMKETDDSDDIVDVFDVGEFDYSSNIPDECLACIFHFLSSGDRKSSSLVCRRWLRVEGQSRHRLSLNAQSDLVAVVPLIFSRFDSVTKLALKCDRRSASIGDEALVLISLRCRNLTRLKLRSCRELTDAGMEAFAKNCRGLKKLSCGSCAFGAKGMNAVLDNCSSLEELSVKRLRGITDGAAAEPIGPGVAGGSLRVICLKELYNGQCFGPLIIGSKYLRTLKLFRCSGDWDKILEVIAEQVSELFEIHLERLQVSDTGLAAISKCSILEILHLVKTPECTNNGLKTVAENCKLLRKLHIDGWKTNRISDEGLIAVAKHCPNLQELVLIGVNPTCASLEKLATNCLNLERLALCGSETVGDPELSCIAAKCIALRKLCIKSCPVSDQGMEALAGGCPNLVKVKVKKCRLVTSESADWLRTTRGSVAVNLDTPEPENPDASASDGGVPEVGNENRQLAGQVRGVSIASNTTGRSNSFKARLGLTTGRNLVACTFRRWASFGGNSRNN; from the coding sequence ATGGGTCAATCAGCTTCCACCGTCGCCGGAGCTCAAAACCGTATTAAATTCAGATCTTCTCCGGTGATTTTATCTATGAAGGAAACTGATGATTCCGACGATATTGTCGATGTATTCGATGTCGGAGAGTTTGATTATTCTTCTAATATTCCTGATGAGTGTTTAGCTTGCATTTTCCATTTTCTTAGCTCAGGTGACAGGAAAAGCTCTTCTCTCGTCTGCCGCCGTTGGCTCCGTGTCGAAGGGCAGAGCCGTCATCGTCTCTCGCTCAATGCACAATCGGACCTTGTGGCTGTAGTTCCTTTGATTTTTTCTAGGTTTGATTCGGTAACGAAACTCGCTTTGAAATGTGACCGTAGATCTGCGAGTATTGGGGATGAGGCGTTGGTGCTTATCTCTTTAAGGTGCCGGAACCTAACTCGTTTGAAGCTCCGGTCATGCCGGGAGCTTACTGATGCTGGAATGGAAGCTTTTGCGAAGAACTGCAGGGGTTTGAAGAAGCTATCTTGTGGATCCTGTGCTTTTGGAGCTAAGGGGATGAACGCCGTGTTGGATAACTGCTCGTCTCTGGAAGAGTTGTCCGTGAAAAGGCTGCGTGGTATTACAGATGGTGCTGCAGCTGAGCCAATTGGTCCTGGTGTTGCAGGGGGTTCTCTGAGAGTTATTTGCCTTAAGGAACTCTACAATGGGCAGTGTTTTGGACCTTTGATTATTGGATCGAAGTATTTGCGGACTCTGAAGCTTTTTCGCTGTTCTGGAGATTGGGATAAGATTCTGGAAGTGATTGCTGAACAAGTCAGTGAACTTTTTGAAATTCATCTGGAGAGGCTTCAGGTCAGTGACACTGGTCTTGCTGCTATTTCTAAATGTTCCATTCTTGAAATTCTGCACCTTGTGAAAACGCCTGAATGCACTAATAATGGTCTAAAGACTGTTGCTGAAAACTGTAAGCTTCTAAGGAAGCTTCACATTGATGGGTGGAAGACTAACAGGATAAGTGATGAGGGGTTAATTGCTGTGGCAAAACATTGCCCAAATTTACAAGAATTGGTTTTAATAGGTGTGAATCCAACATGTGCCAGTTTGGAGAAGTTGGCTACGAATTGCTTGAATTTAGAGAGATTAGCTCTGTGTGGAAGTGAAACTGTTGGGGATCCAGAACTGTCGTGCATAGCTGCGAAATGTATTGCATTAAGAAAACTCTGTATAAAGAGTTGCCCAGTATCCGATCAGGGTATGGAAGCGCTTGCTGGTGGATGTCCAAATTTGGTAAAAGTAAAGGTTAAGAAATGTAGATTGGTGACTTCTGAAAGTGCAGATTGGTTGCGGACAACTAGGGGTTCTGTTGCTGTGAACTTGGATACACCTGAACCTGAAAATCCAGATGCAAGTGCAAGTGATGGTGGTGTGCCTGAAGTTGGGAATGAAAATAGGCAGTTGGCTGGCCAAGTAAGAGGTGTAAGTATTGCATCAAACACTACTGGGAGGTCAAATTCCTTTAAGGCCAGGCTAGGACTTACAACAGGAAGGAATCTGGTGGCTTGCACATTCAGAAGGTGGGCGAGCTTTGGTGGGAATTCCAGAAATAATTAG